The Carnobacterium sp. 17-4 genome has a window encoding:
- a CDS encoding glutamate-1-semialdehyde 2,1-aminomutase — MLNHTQSDRLAHEANQVIVGGVNSPSRSFKGVGGGNPVTMARGDGAYLYDVDGNRYIDYLAAFGPIITGFNHPHIVKAIKKAADTGVLFGTPSEHEVTFAKMLTSAIPSMDKVRFTNSGTEAVMTTVRVARAYTNRELIVKFTGQYHGHFDLVLVEAGSGPSTLGTTDSGGVTVGTSKEVVTVPYNDIESYKAVMEKLGDKVAAVLVEPIVGNFGMVAPKPGFLEAVNEITHEHGALVIYDEVITNFRFHYGAAQDMLGVIPDLTAFGKSIGGGLPIGAYGGPSRIMDTVAPLGPAYQAGTMSGNPLSMQAGIACLEVLQEPGIYERMADFAIQLKDALLAAGKKHNIPTVVNQIGGSLTVYFSDHPIEDYADAKNTDSERFGRFFKAMLNEGINLAPSKYEAWFLTIMHTQEDIDVTKKAIDKAFSKLS, encoded by the coding sequence ATGTTAAACCATACTCAAAGCGATCGGTTAGCTCATGAAGCGAACCAAGTTATTGTTGGAGGAGTGAATAGTCCAAGCCGCTCATTTAAAGGCGTTGGAGGAGGCAATCCGGTTACTATGGCGCGTGGGGATGGAGCCTATTTATATGACGTTGATGGCAATCGCTATATTGACTATTTAGCAGCTTTTGGACCCATTATAACTGGATTCAATCATCCTCATATTGTAAAAGCAATAAAAAAAGCTGCGGATACCGGTGTGTTATTTGGTACACCCTCTGAACATGAAGTGACTTTTGCAAAAATGTTAACCTCTGCTATTCCTTCAATGGATAAAGTACGTTTTACAAATTCTGGAACTGAAGCCGTTATGACAACCGTTCGTGTTGCTCGTGCGTATACAAACCGGGAGTTGATCGTTAAATTTACTGGTCAATACCATGGTCATTTTGATCTCGTACTCGTTGAAGCAGGCAGCGGACCATCTACACTAGGTACCACAGATTCCGGTGGAGTAACAGTAGGTACATCAAAAGAAGTGGTCACTGTACCTTACAATGATATTGAATCCTACAAAGCAGTTATGGAAAAATTAGGAGATAAAGTCGCAGCTGTTTTAGTGGAACCAATCGTCGGAAACTTTGGTATGGTAGCCCCTAAACCTGGATTTTTAGAAGCTGTCAATGAAATCACTCATGAGCATGGAGCCTTAGTCATCTATGATGAAGTAATCACCAACTTCCGTTTCCATTACGGAGCCGCTCAAGATATGTTAGGTGTTATTCCTGATTTAACAGCATTTGGAAAATCTATTGGTGGAGGATTACCGATTGGAGCGTACGGTGGACCATCACGCATCATGGATACTGTAGCTCCTCTCGGGCCTGCCTATCAAGCCGGTACAATGTCTGGAAACCCGCTTTCTATGCAAGCTGGAATTGCTTGTTTAGAAGTTTTACAAGAACCTGGAATCTATGAAAGAATGGCTGACTTTGCTATTCAATTAAAAGATGCTCTTCTTGCGGCTGGTAAAAAACATAACATCCCAACAGTTGTGAACCAAATTGGTGGGTCACTAACCGTCTACTTCTCAGATCATCCAATTGAAGATTATGCTGATGCAAAAAATACGGACTCCGAACGTTTCGGAAGGTTTTTTAAAGCAATGTTGAACGAAGGCATCAATCTTGCACCAAGTAAATATGAAGCTTGGTTTCTAACCATCATGCATACACAAGAAGATATTGATGTAACTAAAAAAGCGATTGATAAAGCTTTTTCTAAACTTTCTTAA
- a CDS encoding FUSC family protein, translated as MRIGARTLKTGIAVALALAIPALLNFPSGSVLAAISAIFALQPSVKRSINTLKDRIIANLIGALVAISITLTLGNHYIIVGLAACLLIAILNQLNLSSVIGLATVTLIVIMETTEDNFILYATIRVAATIMGVFIAFLVNTILFPPKYEEKLYHVTDYSTTEIMKFLRASVRKNSQYPILKKDLKWIKSELNRMDVYLSLFKDEGVTTRKKDRIQKMRKVVVYRQIIATTREAYNLSYTFHKYENSFNHFPKDLRILIRERLETLLTAHEQILLKFNGRVSPDSVNFIAYKAPLRKEFMQSFFDEASLEEYLHDDYGQSNAVIHIMSSILKYEEYLEHLNILVSSYKGNDWNPDTDISNIEHIEQ; from the coding sequence ATGAGAATTGGAGCAAGAACGCTCAAAACAGGAATAGCTGTTGCGCTTGCATTAGCTATTCCTGCGTTATTAAACTTTCCATCTGGCAGTGTTCTAGCTGCTATATCAGCTATTTTCGCATTGCAGCCATCAGTCAAACGATCCATCAACACCCTCAAAGATCGCATTATTGCCAACTTAATCGGCGCTTTGGTTGCTATATCCATCACGTTAACTTTAGGCAATCACTATATCATTGTTGGGTTAGCTGCTTGTCTATTGATTGCTATTTTAAATCAGTTGAACCTTAGCAGTGTGATTGGTTTAGCTACTGTAACACTAATTGTTATTATGGAAACCACTGAAGATAATTTTATCCTTTATGCCACTATACGAGTCGCAGCTACCATTATGGGGGTTTTTATCGCTTTCTTGGTGAATACTATTTTGTTTCCTCCAAAGTATGAAGAAAAATTGTATCACGTTACCGACTACTCAACAACTGAAATCATGAAGTTTTTACGTGCAAGTGTGCGGAAAAACAGCCAATACCCTATTTTAAAAAAAGATTTAAAATGGATCAAATCAGAGCTCAATCGGATGGATGTCTACCTTTCATTATTCAAAGATGAAGGAGTGACCACGAGAAAAAAAGACCGCATTCAAAAAATGCGTAAAGTAGTAGTTTACAGACAAATCATTGCAACAACAAGAGAAGCCTATAATTTGTCTTACACGTTTCATAAATATGAAAACTCCTTTAATCATTTCCCAAAAGATTTGCGTATTTTGATACGAGAACGTCTGGAAACTTTACTCACAGCACATGAACAAATCTTATTAAAATTTAACGGTCGTGTTTCACCAGATAGTGTAAACTTTATTGCGTATAAAGCCCCGCTCAGAAAAGAATTTATGCAGTCCTTCTTTGATGAAGCAAGTTTGGAAGAATACTTGCATGATGACTATGGCCAAAGTAATGCGGTTATTCATATTATGTCCAGTATTTTAAAATATGAGGAATATTTAGAGCATTTAAACATTTTAGTCAGTAGTTATAAAGGAAACGATTGGAACCCGGATACAGATATTTCTAACATCGAACACATTGAACAATAA